tttattaatcaTGTTTGCAAAGTGACTGATTCATACACTTAAATTATACGTGACAccatatttcaaataaatgccAAAACCAGGACttaattttcaattatttatttcaaggcaataagttacagtaaaaataatttatcataAATACTAGACATAATTTACAttgaattacagaaaaaaactgtattttatacatgtatatacacaACTATTTACACAAAACTGGTGAAAAGTGGAAGCAAGTTTTGGAGTCTATAAATAAATTGTGTTGAGTAATGATATGATGATCAGTTGAGTTCTTTCtcatcttcttcatcactgtCAATATCATCTTCATCATCGCTGTCTGAATCCTCATACAGACAGATTGTGGCCTGAACCGGATAATTCTGAAGGAGAATTTCTGCATCCCTGTACAAATAATCGAAACACTGAGATTTGGGCCAAAATAACCTGCAGAGACAAGAGTTAAAGTCCGGTTAAAGACTGCAGAACATACACACAATAttaactttaataaaatgtaaaatgtaaaatataaaccaaGATCTAAAATAAAGACTGAAGGTCTACTTACTTCACCGGGTGTGTCATTACAGAGATGTTACAGTGTTTATCAGTTGAAGGTGGTTTTTCATAGGGCTGTTGAGGAAAGAAAACATGTGAAGAttagatatttattttattacattcttAAATAGATAACGGTGTCAGAACatcctttaaaaacatttatttgagttCTAAACGTACCGAAAGAGTGGCGGTTTTGCGTCCATGGCGCGCTTGACGCGTCCAGGGTCTCCAGGGCTGCGTCGCGTCCTGTGGGTTTGCTGCAGAGTTTAATCCGCTCGGGAAAGTGATTCGCTCCATAGTGTCTGTGAAATGATCAAGCAGAGCTGAAGAAGTAAAAATCCGTGTTCGTGTTTCTGATCGAGTGATGCAGACTGAAGCCTCGAGCCTTTATATACGCGCACGAGCGCGCTCGTGCCAAACGGCGTCTGACACGCGTGATAGTGGAGGTGCGAGGTCACACTGCCTCAAACAACAGATGGTGAGCTGACACATTTCACTTCAACTCTGTTGGACTGTGTGGAGTGGTTTGTCTTCAGTCTTTCCACATGAACACAACACGCGCAATTAATTTTTTATTGttgataatattttaaaaatatgttctaTAAGCATATGATTAGGTTATTATTATCTATCATTACTTAAGGATGcggttttatttttgattatgtAAATTCAATATTCACAGTTAGGGTTAGTTGCATATTTATATAGCAAACCTCTTACAGTGTATAATGTCAGTCTATAAacagcaagaaaaaaacaacaactgcaCCCTGTTCTTTTACCCATCTTTCTCTATATAGGCTAAATGTTATGTTATGAAGCATGTGTATTATGAATATACTTCTTGTTGAAAATAaaggtatactgtatatataggtCATTCCGTGTCAACTCAACCATATGTCCCCAGCTcaaatttttgatttttttttcctttttacagaagcaagaccaacatgatgaaagccaaaatatgaaatgccaccaatgaatagttattaagtaatcaattaatttgtagaaggaggtaaaaatgacaattttcactctaaatttggagccatattagaggggatagaaaatgaaatgagaaatatgccagcatcattattttatttttacacaaagatCATTATATCTGTTAGTAAATTTAGTAAATTTTAGGAATCCTTGATGCATTTTAGGaatcattattttttacaaaatatgcatGCCTCTAACTCCAGAACCATTAGAGATACTAAAAAATTGGCATTTTCACCTCCctctacaaattaattgattacttagacaaaaaataaaaattcggggaaatattcaaaatttggttgatttgacacggaatgacccatatactgcatatatatatatatatatatataNNNNNNNNNctatatattatatatatatatatatatatatacactcattgcaaaatccaaaatatttacaaaatattacattacaaaatacataatatttataaaacaatcatttattattatttacaaattaaTGTTGGCTTGTACATCTAAGTCAATACCTGGATgttactaaaatataaaaacatagccTACATAAGCACACTTATGAACATTTATAACATTCCCAGATAAAATCACTTATGTTTGCAGAACATCCCTTATGCATATGGCATTTGCCCAATGCAATAAATAGCCTATTATATGATACAATATATTTGGTGTGTGTTTAGTTTGTTTGTCTAATAATATTATGTGAGAAACGTGTATTTATGTGCACGTGTTTGCCACTTAAATATAACCAGATAAAACATGAATTGGTCAGAAAATTTACTCTTGCATTATGGTTTGGTCAGCAATGTCGTGACGTGAGCAGCACTGATCCAGAGGTGCTAACCAGCAACCATTTGttccaaaacacaaacacaaacctgACGCGTGTCGATCTGTGACCCTCGCGCTCCTGCTGTGACGCGTGTCGCGCCAAATGACCCGAAAGTTTAAAGTTCAGAGTCCTGCAGGGGAAGAAAAATCACCCAAATAATAAAGCTGTGTGTGTAATACTTGATGCTGCGCTGCGCAGGCCGATAAGCGTTTAACATCACAATAGCGCGAGATCGATTACTCCATGATTATGATGTCATACACAGATCGGTCTATGCGCAGCCCAGCTGAAGTCTGCCTTTTGGAGCAATATAAATAATTCACCACATTCACTAATATCCAAATACTAAAACATCATATCTTTATTTTTCACTGTATTACTTTACTGTCATTCATTATgtgacattttttgtgtgttttatcaaTATTGCGCCTGAACATTCGGGCCTGCCAATCATATAAGAAGCTGCCAGTAACTGTTCTAAACGGTACAAACTCTTTTTTTATTGACATCGCATGAGTAGGTGAAATGTACTCGTGAAATAAGTAGAAAACCTAATCGGCCTATTTAGCGTTAGTGTCAGTATTAAACCACCAGAGGTCGCTGTGCAGTCTTgtttagtgtatatttataataaatgtttttattaataaaaaaatccataatGCATTTTTCCTCAGCTAAATTTGATCTGCCATTAATTCTCATTGTGTGTGAAGCATGTTGCTGGTTAAATTTAAGAGCGCTGTGTTGTTTGCACAAGAACACATCAAAGCATCTACTTTAGAAATCAACATGATGTTCTCAGCTGAGACCTCCCCCTCGTACTCTCTAACACTAACACGCACTCACATAATCTGCTcataatgagagagagagagagagagagagagagagagagagagagagagatgaacgGATGAACAATGAAATACAAGCAAACAAAGAGACCCTAGAGCAAAGATAAATATTGAGGTCACAGTTTTTTCTCACATTCAGTCATGAATAATTTCTCCTTAATTCATGGTCTTTCTCCACATATAATCACACATAATGCTGTAAGGCTAAACCCTGTGAACCCATATTGCCAGATTCAGATGAGATCTCAGTAATGTCTCAAACTGCACTCACATCGACAAGACACCAACGTCCACATGCAGAAGATCTCTAAATAAACTCAAACAGCACAACAAACTGAGAAATGAACTTGACAGCTTGACACTGTATACTGTCATGAAGAAACATGGTCatgtgatctctctctctctctctctctctctctctctctctccaggatGGTGGGTGtttgtgatttcatgaattacGTGCagttatgagagagagagagagagagagagagagagagagagagagagagagagagagagagagagagagagagagcgcacacacacacacacacacacactattagCCGTCAGATGCTTCAGGTTTCTTGTTGCTTCCTCAAACTCTCAGCAGCTTCATCAACTTCAGGATCTGCACTGATGAAGGGAATAATGCTCTTCTGAGATTCCTCCCGACATGATGCTTTACTGAAACTTGACGTGTCTTTCGAGGGCCTGAAAGCAAATAGATGTGAGTATGTGATGATTCTCCTCTTCTGTACGTGACTGGGAGCCGAACGTCATGAAGAATAAACACACTTTAAATCTGTGTCATTTTACAACACATCACAGATTCTAAATCATGATTCTTATATCAGACTCTGTAGTAATCGGTTTCTGGGTCGGTCTGGCGGTGTTTGTCATC
The nucleotide sequence above comes from Triplophysa rosa linkage group LG24, Trosa_1v2, whole genome shotgun sequence. Encoded proteins:
- the ripply2 gene encoding protein ripply2 codes for the protein MERITFPSGLNSAANPQDATQPWRPWTRQARHGRKTATLSPYEKPPSTDKHCNISVMTHPVKLFWPKSQCFDYLYRDAEILLQNYPVQATICLYEDSDSDDEDDIDSDEEDEKELN